ATTAACCGCAGTTGCTCGGGGCCCGTGGCCCGCGGCAGCGGAGTGACGCGCGACCTGCGCAAGGACGAGCCTTACTTGGCGTATAAAGACTTCGATTTTCAGATGTGCTGTGCCCCGGCTGGAGATTGCTACGCCCGCTATCTGGTGCGCATGGCCGAGATGCGGGAAAGTCTGAAGATCGTATCGCAAGCGATCGAGAATCTGCCGTCAGGCCCCGTGAATGTCGACATCGGCGAGCGGACCGCGATACCGACCAAGCGTGAAGTTTACTCGACCATCGAAGGTTGCATTTCGCACTTCGAGTTGACGATGAGCAATCGCGGCTTCGAGGTGCCCAGCGAAGAAAGCTATGCCGCGATCGAAAGCCCCAACGGCGAATTAGGCTTTTACATCGTGGGGGACGGCAGTGAAGTCGCTTACCGCGCCCGCTGCAGGCCGCCGTCGTACATCCACTTCGCGGTGTTTCCGCATTTGATTCGCGGTCACACGCTGTCGGACGTCGTTGCTGTGCTCGGCAGCTTGAACATCATTGCCGCCGAGTTGGATCGATAACAATACGAAGCAGAAAGCCAGCGACACCAGCCCGAAGCACCAGCGATGGTAAGGAACTAATCGAAGCACACGATGGCAACGCCAGAACGCGTACTCACTGACGAGATGGTCGAGGCGATCAAGGCCTACTTCCCGCGCTATCCCACGCGGCAGGCTGTGACGTTGCCGGCTTTGCATATCGTCAACGAGCGCTTGCGTTGCGTGCCGATCGCGGCCGTGGTCGAAATCGCACAGTTGCTCGAACTGGCTCCCGCCGAAGTGCAAGACACATTGAGCTTCTACGGCTTTTTCAAGCAAGACGCGCCGCATGGCCGGACACGGGCTTGGGTCTGCCGCTCAATCAGTTGCGCCCTACGCGGCGGCGAAGAAGTGCTCGAACATATGTGCCACTCACTGGGCATCAAGCCGGGTGAGACGACCGCGGATGGACGCCTGACGCTCGAATTCGGCGAGTGCCTGGGCGCCTGCGATTTCGCTCCCTGCATGCTGGCCGGCAAGACATTGCACAAAGACCTGACGCCCGCTAAGGCCGACGAGATTTTGAAAACGTTTGAATGAACGAGATGCGGCTGCCAGCGTCGTCGGTAATTTAAGATGCCGGCGCCGGCCGATAGCTGCCAAGGAATAAGACGTGCTGCAGTTCGAACCAGTATTGCTCGCCAACATCAACAAGCCGGACAGCCATACGCGCGCTGTCTACGAGTCGGCCGGTGGTTATGGTGCGCTGCGAAAAGTGCTGGCCGAGATGCAGCCGCCGGCGCTGATCGAACTCGTGAAGAATAGCAACCTGCGCGGCCGCGGTGGCGCGGGATTTCCGACGGGCCTGAAATGGACCTTCCTGCCGAAGGATCATCCCGGCCCGATCTACATGTGCATCAATGCCGACGAGAGCGAGCCAGGCACCTTTAATAATCGCATCTTGATGGAGGAAGATCCCCACCAGGTCATCGAGGGGATCATCCTCAGCTGCTATGCGACCAAGGCCAAGACGGCATACCTGTACGTGCGATACGAGTATCCGCTGTGCCTCGAGCGTTTGCAGCGCGCGATCGACGAATGCTACGCCGCTGGCTACCTGGGAAAGAATATCCTGGGAAGCGAGTTCTCGCTCGACATCTTCTTGCATCGCGGCGCCGCGGCGTACATCTGCGGCGAAGAGACCGGTTTGATCGAAAGCCTGGAAGGAAAGCGTGCCTGGCCACGGATTAAGCCGCCGTTCCCGGCTGTGGAAGGTGTGTTTCACAAGCCGACGGTCGTTAACAATATCGAAACCGTGGCCTGCGTTACGCACATCGTGAATCGCGGTGTGGAATGGTTCAAATCGATCGGCGTGCCCGCCGATCCCAACAATCCGCGCGATCCCGGTAGCTATGGGCCGAAGCTGTACTGTCTGAGCGGACACGTCAACAAGCCAGGCTGCTACGAAGCGCCGCTGGGGATCACCTGCCGTCAGTTGATCGATGAATACGGCGGCGGCGTCTGGAAAGGGCGCAAGGGAAAAGCGGCGATCCCGGGCGGGATCAGCATGGGCCTGCTGACGGAAAAAGAATTCGATACGCCGCTCGATTTTTCCGGCCCCGGCCGCGTGGGCTGCTTGGGTCTTGGCACCGCGGCGGTGGTCGTGTTGGACGAGACGGTCAGCATGGTCGATTTTCTGCACAACAGTTGCCGCTTCTTTCAACACGAAAGCTGCGGCCAATGCACTCCCTGTCGCGAAGGAACTCGCTGGTCGCTGGAAATGCTCGAGCGGATCAAGGCGGGCAAGGGACGGTTGCGCGACCTGGACCTGCTGCTCGAAATCGGTGACTCGATCGGCATTATTCCCGGCACGACGATCTGCGGCCTCGCCGACGGTGCTGCCTGGCCGATCAAAAACGCGATTCGCAAATTCCGCGGCGAGTTCGAAGACTACATCAAGCGCACGAATCCCCAAGGCTACGCGGTCACGCACGCGGTGAAAGCTTTGCCGGTTTTGGCAAGTCATTAGTTCTCAGGCACAACAGTCCAACAACCTTCAGCAAATTTGCCATGGGTATCGTCCTCATCAACGGTCGCGAAGTCGAAGTCGGCGACAAAGAGCGCTTGAACGGCATTCAAGCCGCTGAGCGCGCCGGCGTCGAGATTCCGCACTACTGTTGGCATGCC
The genomic region above belongs to Pirellulales bacterium and contains:
- a CDS encoding NAD(P)H-dependent oxidoreductase subunit E, with the translated sequence MATPERVLTDEMVEAIKAYFPRYPTRQAVTLPALHIVNERLRCVPIAAVVEIAQLLELAPAEVQDTLSFYGFFKQDAPHGRTRAWVCRSISCALRGGEEVLEHMCHSLGIKPGETTADGRLTLEFGECLGACDFAPCMLAGKTLHKDLTPAKADEILKTFE
- the nuoF gene encoding NADH-quinone oxidoreductase subunit NuoF; this encodes MLQFEPVLLANINKPDSHTRAVYESAGGYGALRKVLAEMQPPALIELVKNSNLRGRGGAGFPTGLKWTFLPKDHPGPIYMCINADESEPGTFNNRILMEEDPHQVIEGIILSCYATKAKTAYLYVRYEYPLCLERLQRAIDECYAAGYLGKNILGSEFSLDIFLHRGAAAYICGEETGLIESLEGKRAWPRIKPPFPAVEGVFHKPTVVNNIETVACVTHIVNRGVEWFKSIGVPADPNNPRDPGSYGPKLYCLSGHVNKPGCYEAPLGITCRQLIDEYGGGVWKGRKGKAAIPGGISMGLLTEKEFDTPLDFSGPGRVGCLGLGTAAVVVLDETVSMVDFLHNSCRFFQHESCGQCTPCREGTRWSLEMLERIKAGKGRLRDLDLLLEIGDSIGIIPGTTICGLADGAAWPIKNAIRKFRGEFEDYIKRTNPQGYAVTHAVKALPVLASH